DNA from Rosa rugosa chromosome 6, drRosRugo1.1, whole genome shotgun sequence:
ACTATGCAGATACATTACTAGCTAGATAGGTTAACTACCAGAACATCATTAGTTACTTAGAAATATGACTTGAAAATAAAGAAGATTAATATACTGTTTTAGctagtaagtttttttttttcctcctctcGTGGAAAATTATAAAGATTTCAAGAGTTAAagttttatttaaattgatTGTCTTCAACGTGAGTTTCATGGTGTTTCAATTTAGATGGAAGTTTAGTGTTTGAACTTATACAAGCAATGCAGCTGTCTATGATTTCTTTCCTCTATTGTcgttctttttgtttgtttagatGAAGAGTTTCCATTTAACCGCAACACTTGTGAATTTGTTTCAGATTTCTGAACTGCTGGTCAATGTTACAAAGCATGTTTTACAGCCAAAGTATGAGATACTTACGGCTGAAGAAAAGAAACATCTGCTAAGGAAGTACAAGTTGGAAGACAAGAAGGTAACTATTTGCTGATATTATCATTTCTAAGTTCAAGGATAATCTTTAAATTGTTAAGTTTGTCTTGATTGAGTATGGAGGTCTCTTGGACACTAATGCACATGTTTGGTACGAAAATGTGGACTGTCTTTCCTTCTGGCCCATAAAGAATGATATTTAATGGGGAATGGAAATATTTACCTAACCTAAAAGGTCGAACAAATCTAAAATTCCATGTCATATGAGGGGGCAGTCACTACTTCAACTGATGGTGGGGCAGCAAGGGATATTTTAGGCTTGCCATATATTCTCAGAATCTCAGTGTTTCAAACTTCTATGCCATAATCTATTAATGTTTAGTCTTGAATGAGTAAAACAAAAGGAGGCAAGTGAGTTCATGTGACATCTTCATCCTTGATTGTTGTTTCTTTAGAAGTGCTTTACTCTATTTGTTAGGAGTATAGAATTCAATTAGATGATCTCTTTTTTCTCACAGACTATGTTTGTAGCATGGAAAAGTTTATTTCTCTTTTGGAAGTCCATCCAATCCTAAAGCAACTTTAGGTACTGGTCAACTAGTAAACCTACGAAAATTCTCATACTTTTTGCAAATTTTTCTGTGAGATTCGTTGATGATCAAAATCTCTGTTCTTAATTTTTTCATGTCATGGTGTACTAAAAGCAAGAAAAAGCCAGTTAAAAAAGCTTACAGAGAAAGCATGCATGGTCATATTGCTGACAAAATGTTGGAAATacttgcagctggtatatggaTTCTCCTTTATCGTTAGTCTTTAATTGCAACATCTTTGCTATCGTTTGCAGATCGAGCAACCACTTATGAGAAATTTTGTATCAAACTGCTCAAGGCTTTGAACTGAGATgatggaaatgaaaggcaatGTGCAGTCATTGggagatcaagcttggaacaccagcaagttgtattattatttatCATCATGTAAACCTTATGAAATTAGAAAGCTTGTTAAGCTAATGAAATGGATTAATGCTTTATGAAATTGCCTTTGTTGGATCTATTGGAATTTATTATGAAAGTTgcttttagtaaaatattagctAGAGTCACTTTCATATCACTCTCAATTAAGTAAAAACAATTGTCCAAGGGAGCTAACACAACTAAATGGATAGCATAAACTGTTGTTGGAGCCATTACAGCACAATAAGACTCTACATCGAAACCATTGtctaataaaaactcaaacaacagtttttttcaGAAACATGCAGTATCAAATACAAGCAGACAATGctttcttcaattttctgttgtcttgTTTAAATCTAGTCCATAGAAAACAACTAGTCAGATGATGTACAaccttcattcagacaacagtttatttACAAACCAATGTTTTCTGATTGTTCTTCACAAGTTTCTCTCTTCTAGCAGCTGTTGTCTGAAATTGATTTGCACAAGAGTTAAGATACTCGAC
Protein-coding regions in this window:
- the LOC133715775 gene encoding DNA-directed RNA polymerases II and IV subunit 5A-like, giving the protein MHRLLPLHATLQSTMLLLPYLRRFLAAISQHLHHRFDSISELLVNVTKHVLQPKYEILTAEEKKHLLRKYKLEDKKIEQPLMRNFVSNCSRL